A single genomic interval of Pelagicoccus sp. SDUM812003 harbors:
- the xerD gene encoding site-specific tyrosine recombinase XerD — translation MASQLQDELDAFLAFLTLEKGLSENTLSNYQVDLEQFRLFLMEARKVRSWKEVSAGHVSDWIYSLSEADYSNASLCRKLSSLRSLDAFLLRDGCIRKSFTEIVSGPSLRRKAPYTLSIQEVERLISAPDETTPQGLRDVAILELFYSSGLRVSELTGLQLQQMDLEIGALKVFGKGSKERVCPIGRKAIAALERYLEVGRPQLVRAKTGSSVFISSRGSAISRKTIWVLIRKYASLAGIDKPVKPHMLRHSFATHLLSGGADLRVIQELLGHADISTTQIYTSVESERVRSAHDEFHPRSRGNMDTV, via the coding sequence ATGGCCTCTCAACTGCAAGACGAGCTCGACGCCTTTCTCGCTTTTCTAACCCTTGAGAAGGGGCTCTCCGAAAACACCCTTTCGAACTACCAGGTCGACCTCGAGCAGTTTCGCCTCTTTCTGATGGAGGCTCGGAAGGTGAGGTCTTGGAAAGAGGTCTCGGCAGGTCACGTTTCCGATTGGATCTACTCGCTAAGCGAAGCGGACTACTCAAACGCTAGCCTCTGTCGCAAGCTGAGCTCGCTCCGCTCTCTGGACGCGTTTCTGCTGCGGGATGGATGTATCCGAAAATCGTTTACGGAAATCGTGAGCGGTCCTTCTCTGAGAAGGAAGGCTCCGTACACGCTGAGTATCCAGGAAGTGGAGCGGCTTATTTCGGCTCCTGATGAGACAACGCCTCAAGGGCTGAGGGACGTGGCCATTCTCGAGCTGTTTTACTCCTCGGGATTGCGAGTATCCGAGCTGACGGGCTTGCAGCTGCAGCAGATGGATTTGGAGATCGGGGCCTTGAAGGTGTTTGGAAAAGGATCGAAGGAGCGAGTGTGTCCGATCGGACGAAAGGCGATTGCCGCGCTCGAGCGCTACTTGGAAGTGGGGCGCCCGCAATTGGTTCGCGCCAAGACCGGGAGCTCGGTCTTTATCAGCTCTCGCGGGTCGGCGATATCTCGCAAGACGATCTGGGTCTTGATCAGGAAATACGCATCGCTGGCCGGGATCGACAAGCCCGTCAAACCGCACATGCTGCGGCATTCCTTCGCCACGCACCTCCTGTCCGGCGGGGCTGACCTGCGCGTGATCCAGGAATTGCTGGGACACGCGGACATATCGACGACGCAGATCTACACCAGCGTCGAATCGGAGCGTGTGAGGAGCGCCCACGACGAGTTTCACCCTCGTAGTAGGGGGAATATGGATACTGTGTAG
- the infA gene encoding translation initiation factor IF-1, whose protein sequence is MADDVIQVEGKIVQVLPGTMFRVELENGHQVLAHISGKLRKHFIKITAGDLVKMEMSPYDLDKARIVYRLRNAAQNRNAPIRSFGPRRRK, encoded by the coding sequence ATGGCTGACGATGTAATCCAAGTAGAAGGCAAGATTGTCCAAGTGCTGCCCGGAACCATGTTCCGTGTTGAACTGGAAAATGGGCATCAGGTTCTTGCTCACATTTCTGGAAAGCTTCGTAAGCATTTTATCAAGATTACGGCGGGTGATCTGGTGAAGATGGAGATGAGCCCATACGATTTGGACAAGGCTCGCATCGTCTATCGCTTGCGCAACGCGGCCCAGAACCGCAACGCGCCGATCCGCTCCTTCGGCCCGCGCCGTCGCAAGTAA